A genomic stretch from Aedes albopictus strain Foshan chromosome 2, AalbF5, whole genome shotgun sequence includes:
- the LOC109411702 gene encoding large ribosomal subunit protein uL6: MRTINSNQTVTIPKGVSAKVHARVVTVYGPRGKLSKSFRHLAMDIYKVSKKKLMVEKWFGAKKEIAAVRTVCSHIENMIKGVTKGFQYKMRAVHAHFPINCVISENNSLVEIRNFLGEKHIRRVRMQPGVTVVNSAKQKDELILEGNDIEAVSLSAALIQQSTTVRNKDIRKFLDGLYVSEKTTVVQDEE, translated from the exons ATGAGAACGATCAACTCAAATCAGACGGTCACCATCCCGAAGGGCGTTTCGGCCAAGGTCCATGCCCGTGTTGTAACGGTGTACGGACCCCGCGGAAAGCTGTCCAAAAGCTTCCGCCACTTGGCCATGGATATCTACAAGGTGTCCAAGAAGAAGCTGATGGTCGAGAAGTGGTTCGGAGCGAAGAAGGAAATCGCCGCCGTTCGCACTGTCTGCTCGCACATCGAAAACATGATCAAGG GTGTCACCAAGGGATTCCAATACAAGATGCGCGCCGTACATGCTCATTTCCCCATCAACTGTGTCATCAGTGAGAACAACAGCCTGGTGGAAATCCGTAATTTCCTCGGCGAGAAGCACATCCGTCGCGTCCGGATGCAGCCGGGAGTCACCGTTGTGAACTCGGCCAAGCAAAAGGACGAACTAATCCTGGAGGGTAACGACATCGAAGCCGTTTCCCTGTCCGCCGCGCTGATCCAGCAGTCGACCACCGTCCGAAACAAGGATATCCGTAAGTTCTTGGACGGTCTGTACGTGTCGGAGAAGACCACTGTGGTGCAGGATGAGGAATAA